CCATCTACCGCCTGCGCGAGAAGATCGCCCGCGCCGGCCTCGACCGGGCGCGCATCCGCGAGGCGCGGGGGGCCGAGGCGGCGCGGACCCTCTCGGGGACGCAGGGCTAGGAGGGGCGGCGGGATGACGCTGGAGGCTGCCAAGCAGGCGATTCTCGAACGCTTCCCCGAGCTCCAGGTGGACGAGGGCTTCCGCGGCGGGCTGGGCCTGCTCCTGCCGGCGGAGCGCCTCCTGGAGGTGGGGCGCTGGCTGCGCGACGAGCCGTCGCTGCGGCTGGACCTCTTCCACGGCATGACGGCCGTCGACTGGCAGGACCGCTTCGCGGTGGTCTACTGGCTGGAGAGCAGCGAGCACCCGGAGCTGCGCGTCCAGCTGAAGGTGGAGCTGCCGCACGACGAACCGGAGATCGAGAGCGTCACCGGCCTCTGGCCGGGCGCCGACTGGCACGAGCGGGAGGCCTGGGACCTCGTGGGGGTCCGGTTCCGCAACCACCCCGACCTGCGCCGCATCCTCACCTGGGAGGGGTACGAGGGCCACCCGCTCCGCCGCGATTTCGTCGACCGCCGGCCCAAGCGCCCGCGCAAGGTCCGCATCCGCTGAGGCCGCGGGCGCCGCGAGGAAGGGGTGAGGGGATGGCGGAACGGCTGAGCCCGGAGGAGCTGGAGCTGGTCGAGCCGGTCGAGGAGAGCGGCGAACGCCGGACGATGCAGCTCAACCTCGGTCCGCAGCACCCCAGCACGCACGGGGTCTTCCGGGCCGTACTGACACTCGACGGCGAGACCATCGTCGACGTGGACCCGGTGCTGGGCTACCTGCACCGGAACCACGACTACATCTACCAGCTGATGACCTACCCGCAGATCGTCCCCATGACTGACCGCACCGATTACATCAGCCCGCTCAACAACGAGCTGGTCTACTGCATGGCGGTGGAGCAGCTGATCGGCATCGAGGTGCCGGAGCGGGCGCAGTACCTGCGGGTGATCTTCGCCGAGCTGAACCGGATCTTGAGTCACTTCCTGTACATCGGCAGCATCGCGCTCGACCTGGCCGGCTACCAGCCGTTCCTGCTCTCCTGGCGGGAGCGGGAGCTGGGCTACGACCTGATCGAGAAGGCCACCGGCCAGCGCATGTTCCCCAACTACATCCGCATCGGCGGCGTGCACAACGACGTCCCCGAGGGCTGGACCGGCGAGCTGGAGGAGTTCCTGGACTTCGTGGAGCGCGAGGCCTGGCCCGAATACCGGACGCTCTGGATGGAGAACCCCATCTTCAAGGCGCGCAGCGTCGGCATCGGCCTCCTTCCGAAGGAAGTGGCCATCGCCTACGGCGCCACCGGCCCGGTGGCGCGCGCCTCGGGCGTCCGCCGCGACCTGCGCAAGGACCGTCCCTACCTGGTCTACGACCGCCTCGACTTCGAGATGGTGGTGGGCGAGAAGGGCGACACCTACGAGCGCAGCTGGATGCGCATGTACGAGATCCTGGAGAGCGTCAAGATCATCCGCCAGGCGATCCGCCAGATGCCCGACGGCCCCGTCCTCGGCCAGCTGCCGCGCGGCCCGATGAAGGCGGCCAAGGGCGCGGAGGTCTTCCAGGTGGCCGAGAGCCCGCGCGGCGAGCACGGCGTCTACATCGCCAGCGACGGCGGCGTCCACCCCTACCGGGTCCACTGGTACTCGCCGGTCTTCAACCTGCTGCAGCTCCTGCCCTACCTCTCCAGAGGACTGAAGGTGGCCGACCTGATCGCCATCCTGGCAAGCCTCGACCCGGTGATGGGGGAGGTGGACCGCTAGTGCCGCTCTGGTTGAGCGACGCGCTCTGGGCGCTGGCCAAGGTGGTGGGCGCCCTCGTCTTCGTTGCCCTCAACGCCTTCCTCCTGATCTGGGGCGAGCGGAAGGTGGCGGCGCGCTTCCAGCGCCGCGTCGGCCCCGAGGTGGTGGGCGGCCCGGCCGGCATCCTGCAGAGCCTGGCCGACGGCATCAAGCTGCTGGCCAAGGAGGACATCCGTCCGGCCATGGCCGACGCGCCCGTCTGGTTCTGGGCGCCGGTCCTCTCCATGCTGCCCGGCGTGCTGGTACTCCTGGTCATCCCCTACGACCCGCACCTGACGCTGGTCCACATGGACTGGAGCCTGGTCTTTGCCATGGCGGCCAGCGCCTTTACCGCCATCGCCTACTTCATGGCCGGCTGGGGCTCCAACAACAAGTACTCGCTCCTGGGCGCCATGCGCGGCGTGGCCCAGCTGGTCAGCTACGAGATCCCGCTCATCCTCTCGTTCCTGGGCGTGGTCATGATCACCGGAACGCTCGATCTGAGCCGCATCGTCCAGGAACAGTCCAGGCTCTGGCTGGCCATCCCGCAGGTCCTGGGCTTCATCGTCTTCTACGTCGCCTCGCTGGCGGAGTTGAACCGCGTGCCCTTCGACCTGGTCACCGGCGAGTCGGAGTTGGTGGCGGGCTACCTGACCGAGTACTCGGGCATCCGCTGGGCCATGTTCATGTTCGGCGAGTACACCAACCTCTTCACCAGCTCGGCCCTGGCGGTGACGCTCTTCTTCGGCGGCTGGCAGGGGCCCCTGCTGCCCGGCTGGCTCTGGTTCCTGATCAAGACCTATACGCTCATCTGGGTGGCCATGTGGATCCGCTGGACGCTGCCGCGCGTCCGCATCGACCAGCTGATGGACCTGGGCTGGAAGTTCCTGACGCCCCTGGCGCTGATCAACGTCGCACTGACCGGCCTCTGGCTGACCGTCCTCTAGACGGGAACGGGGCGGAAGGAGGGAGAGCGTGAACCTCTTCGCGCGCATCTGGGAGACCGCCAAGGGCCTGGCGCTCGGCCACGCGACCACGTGGCTCGAGTACTTCAAGCCCGAGATCACGGTTCGCTACCCGGAGGAGAAGCCGGAGTACGTGACCGGCACCCGCGGTATCCCCGCCCTCAAGTGGAACTACGACAAGGGCGACCTTAACTGCACCGGCTGCGGCCTCTGCGCCCGCGCCTGCCCCATCTCGGTGATCGAGGTACGGCAGCCGGTGGGGC
This genomic window from Bacillota bacterium contains:
- the nuoH gene encoding NADH-quinone oxidoreductase subunit NuoH — translated: MPLWLSDALWALAKVVGALVFVALNAFLLIWGERKVAARFQRRVGPEVVGGPAGILQSLADGIKLLAKEDIRPAMADAPVWFWAPVLSMLPGVLVLLVIPYDPHLTLVHMDWSLVFAMAASAFTAIAYFMAGWGSNNKYSLLGAMRGVAQLVSYEIPLILSFLGVVMITGTLDLSRIVQEQSRLWLAIPQVLGFIVFYVASLAELNRVPFDLVTGESELVAGYLTEYSGIRWAMFMFGEYTNLFTSSALAVTLFFGGWQGPLLPGWLWFLIKTYTLIWVAMWIRWTLPRVRIDQLMDLGWKFLTPLALINVALTGLWLTVL
- a CDS encoding 4Fe-4S binding protein, which encodes MNLFARIWETAKGLALGHATTWLEYFKPEITVRYPEEKPEYVTGTRGIPALKWNYDKGDLNCTGCGLCARACPISVIEVRQPVGPDGRHLQKPEVFYLDFSRCMVCNLCVEACPFDALEMADMVDLSQYTQGDLVFDKQQLANIWVDSHARRVALGDKL
- a CDS encoding NADH-quinone oxidoreductase subunit D, translating into MAERLSPEELELVEPVEESGERRTMQLNLGPQHPSTHGVFRAVLTLDGETIVDVDPVLGYLHRNHDYIYQLMTYPQIVPMTDRTDYISPLNNELVYCMAVEQLIGIEVPERAQYLRVIFAELNRILSHFLYIGSIALDLAGYQPFLLSWRERELGYDLIEKATGQRMFPNYIRIGGVHNDVPEGWTGELEEFLDFVEREAWPEYRTLWMENPIFKARSVGIGLLPKEVAIAYGATGPVARASGVRRDLRKDRPYLVYDRLDFEMVVGEKGDTYERSWMRMYEILESVKIIRQAIRQMPDGPVLGQLPRGPMKAAKGAEVFQVAESPRGEHGVYIASDGGVHPYRVHWYSPVFNLLQLLPYLSRGLKVADLIAILASLDPVMGEVDR
- a CDS encoding NADH-quinone oxidoreductase subunit C translates to MTLEAAKQAILERFPELQVDEGFRGGLGLLLPAERLLEVGRWLRDEPSLRLDLFHGMTAVDWQDRFAVVYWLESSEHPELRVQLKVELPHDEPEIESVTGLWPGADWHEREAWDLVGVRFRNHPDLRRILTWEGYEGHPLRRDFVDRRPKRPRKVRIR